One region of uncultured Methanolobus sp. genomic DNA includes:
- the argF gene encoding ornithine carbamoyltransferase, with protein sequence MKHLISMADLTHEEIVEILDMAEDLKEKRLRGKVTDLLKNKSLGMIFEKSSTRTRVSFEVAMCDLGGHALYLNARDMQLGRGETVSDTSEVLSRYLYGIIARVYSHETVKQLAENSSIPVINALSDQEHPCQILADLLTIREYKSKLAGLKYAWVGDGNNVCNSAIIGGALMDMEVAVACPPGYEPDEDVVELARELGGNITITNDPAEAVKDADILYADVWVSMGDEDEREKRLKDLAPYQINTELVEQAKPDVIVMHCLPAHRGEEISAEVMDGPHSVVFDQAENRLHAQKALLMKMMA encoded by the coding sequence ATGAAGCACCTGATTTCAATGGCAGACCTGACTCATGAAGAGATCGTTGAGATACTCGATATGGCGGAGGACCTTAAGGAAAAACGCCTTAGAGGAAAGGTCACAGACCTGCTAAAGAATAAGAGTCTCGGCATGATTTTCGAAAAGTCATCTACCCGTACCCGTGTGTCTTTTGAGGTTGCTATGTGCGACCTTGGCGGTCACGCTCTTTATCTCAACGCCAGGGATATGCAGCTTGGCAGAGGTGAGACGGTTAGTGATACTTCCGAGGTTCTTTCAAGATACCTCTATGGTATTATTGCAAGGGTTTACAGTCATGAAACGGTGAAACAGCTGGCGGAGAATTCCTCTATTCCGGTTATTAATGCGCTATCAGATCAGGAGCATCCATGCCAGATTCTTGCTGACCTGCTCACTATCCGTGAGTATAAAAGCAAGCTGGCTGGCCTGAAGTATGCATGGGTTGGCGATGGAAACAATGTTTGTAATTCTGCTATTATCGGCGGTGCCCTTATGGATATGGAAGTCGCTGTTGCATGTCCTCCGGGATATGAGCCGGATGAGGATGTTGTTGAACTTGCAAGGGAACTTGGCGGAAATATTACTATTACCAATGATCCGGCTGAGGCTGTAAAGGATGCAGATATTCTTTATGCTGATGTATGGGTCTCAATGGGCGATGAGGATGAGCGCGAGAAGCGCCTGAAAGACCTTGCACCATACCAGATCAATACTGAACTGGTAGAGCAGGCTAAACCTGATGTCATTGTTATGCACTGTCTCCCTGCACACCGCGGTGAAGAGATTAGCGCAGAGGTTATGGATGGTCCTCATTCAGTTGTTTTCGATCAGGCAGAGAACCGCCTGCACGCCCAGAAAGCTCTCCTTATGAAAATGATGGCATGA
- a CDS encoding ORF6N domain-containing protein, which produces MNEGDLIIPEEIRSKIHTIRGVQVMLDRDLAVFYGVKAIRLREQVKRNIKRFPSDFMFQLTEEEVDVMVSQNAIPSKQRLGGSLPFVFTEQGVANISSVLTSERAIEVNILIMRAFVAMRRFISSNAHIFQRLDTLEIKQLETDKKIDHVLNAIESKEIQPKQGVFFDGQIFDAYNFVTDLIRTARKSIIIIDNYVDDTVLTNLTKRNDGVDVTIFTKTISKQLALDLKKFNSQYPAIEIRKFKNSHDRFMIIDDKTVYHFGASLKDLGKKWFAFSKMDFEAVEMLTRLEGMK; this is translated from the coding sequence ATGAATGAAGGTGACCTGATAATACCTGAAGAGATTCGAAGCAAGATTCATACCATTCGTGGTGTTCAGGTTATGCTGGATAGGGATTTAGCCGTTTTTTACGGTGTGAAAGCAATCCGATTAAGGGAACAGGTAAAAAGAAATATCAAACGTTTCCCCTCGGATTTCATGTTTCAACTTACGGAAGAAGAAGTCGATGTTATGGTATCGCAAAATGCGATACCTTCAAAGCAGCGCCTTGGAGGGTCCCTTCCTTTTGTTTTTACAGAACAGGGTGTTGCAAACATTTCATCAGTGCTTACAAGTGAAAGAGCTATTGAAGTTAATATCCTGATCATGCGGGCTTTTGTAGCAATGCGCCGCTTCATCAGCTCAAATGCACATATTTTCCAGAGACTTGATACCCTTGAAATAAAGCAACTCGAAACAGATAAGAAAATTGATCATGTCCTGAATGCTATCGAGAGTAAGGAAATCCAGCCAAAACAAGGCGTTTTCTTTGACGGCCAGATCTTCGATGCCTACAATTTTGTTACCGACCTTATTAGAACAGCCCGAAAATCGATAATCATCATTGACAATTATGTTGATGACACCGTTCTAACTAACCTCACAAAAAGAAATGATGGCGTAGATGTTACTATTTTCACAAAGACAATATCAAAACAACTCGCATTGGACCTGAAGAAGTTCAATTCACAATATCCGGCTATTGAGATCAGGAAGTTCAAAAATTCCCATGATCGTTTTATGATTATCGACGACAAAACAGTCTACCATTTCGGTGCTTCCCTGAAAGACCTCGGAAAGAAATGGTTCGCCTTTTCAAAAATGGATTTTGAAGCAGTTGAGATGCTCACAAGGCTGGAGGGGATGAAATGA
- a CDS encoding flavodoxin family protein, giving the protein MKVVAINGSPRKEGNTAAMLKRLTSKLEAEGIETETIHIGGKKVHGCTACMKCFENKNSQCIFDDDAINECITKMKEADGIVIGSPTYFADVTTETKALIDRAGYVSLANGGFFARKAGAAVVAVRRAGAVHAYDSINHLFGITSMVTVGSSYWNLGVGLHPGDVNEDEEGMSTMDNLASNMAWLLKKINSE; this is encoded by the coding sequence ATGAAAGTAGTTGCAATAAACGGAAGTCCACGTAAAGAAGGAAACACAGCAGCAATGTTGAAAAGGCTCACATCCAAACTTGAAGCTGAAGGAATAGAAACCGAAACAATTCACATTGGAGGGAAGAAGGTTCACGGGTGTACAGCATGTATGAAATGTTTTGAAAATAAGAACAGCCAGTGCATCTTTGATGACGATGCCATCAATGAGTGTATCACAAAGATGAAGGAAGCTGACGGAATAGTAATCGGTTCACCAACTTACTTTGCTGATGTGACAACAGAGACCAAAGCACTCATTGACCGTGCAGGATACGTATCCCTTGCAAATGGAGGATTCTTTGCAAGAAAAGCCGGTGCTGCTGTTGTAGCTGTTCGCAGAGCAGGTGCAGTCCATGCATATGATTCCATCAACCATCTCTTCGGTATCACGAGCATGGTAACCGTAGGTTCATCCTACTGGAACCTTGGTGTAGGTCTTCATCCCGGAGATGTCAATGAGGATGAAGAAGGCATGAGCACCATGGACAATCTTGCATCTAATATGGCATGGTTGCTGAAAAAGATTAATTCCGAATAA
- a CDS encoding metallophosphoesterase family protein: MTIVAVSDSHLGMKGAKENEFTDFIEYLKDRKIEHLVLLGDIIEIWRRNFTEAVMDFSGTMTYLNRMLEGTQIHYIAGNHDYCLLHLDGALKNDMLFSVEKNVVLRSKEQEFFFFHGYQLEVLCSPYYKSMKMYESFCEHMCLARDETGNAADKLWDMMLAKRSLLSSLKKFPKEPKSAFMAMRQPPEIRIRDFQENKVFRPIRELAGADSRHLLLHMHPEQYLIYGHTHDAYVDDARKVANTGSWGFGHEKKLEYIEIINDKVELKEFNPGS, from the coding sequence ATGACGATTGTCGCTGTTTCTGATTCTCATCTGGGTATGAAGGGAGCAAAGGAAAACGAATTCACCGATTTCATAGAATATCTGAAGGACAGGAAGATAGAACATCTTGTACTGCTGGGTGACATTATAGAGATATGGAGACGTAATTTCACTGAAGCTGTCATGGATTTTTCAGGGACGATGACCTACCTGAACAGGATGCTGGAGGGAACCCAGATCCATTATATCGCAGGAAACCATGATTATTGCCTGCTCCACCTTGATGGTGCTTTGAAAAATGACATGCTCTTCAGCGTTGAAAAAAATGTGGTGCTAAGGAGTAAGGAACAGGAATTCTTCTTTTTCCATGGATACCAACTGGAAGTGCTGTGCAGTCCATATTATAAATCCATGAAAATGTATGAGAGTTTCTGTGAGCACATGTGTCTGGCCAGAGATGAAACCGGAAATGCTGCTGATAAACTCTGGGATATGATGCTGGCTAAACGCTCACTGTTGAGTAGCCTGAAGAAGTTCCCAAAGGAACCTAAGTCTGCATTCATGGCTATGAGACAACCACCTGAAATAAGGATAAGGGACTTTCAGGAGAATAAAGTCTTCAGACCTATCAGAGAGCTTGCAGGCGCAGATAGCAGGCATTTACTGTTGCACATGCACCCTGAACAGTACCTTATTTACGGACATACCCATGATGCATACGTGGACGATGCCAGAAAGGTTGCAAATACCGGTAGCTGGGGATTCGGCCATGAGAAAAAACTGGAATATATCGAGATAATCAATGATAAGGTGGAGTTAAAGGAATTCAACCCTGGTAGTTGA
- the thrC gene encoding threonine synthase codes for MKLYSTNLNAPEVSFQEALITGLAPDRGLYMPKSLPTFSKEEIDSFRDAPYPEIAYRVLSKVLEGEVDDDSLKAITYDAYNYDVPLEPVDEQTYIMRLDRGPTASFKDFAARMMARLMQYYLSKENRSLTILTATSGDTGSAVADAFYGLDNIKVIVLFPTDEVSDRQRKQMTTLGKNITAISVDGKFDDCQAMVKQAFADEDLKHLNLSSANSINIGRLVPQSIYYIYAYAKLRDYPEDIIYSIPSGNFGNMMGCVLARTMGVPVKKIITSVNENDEVPTFLSTGEYNKIVPSKNCLSNAMNVGHPSNLARLIAVYGGVMDEQGEISKEPDMDKLRNDIYSSSVTDEETKATIKEIFEKYNILIEPHGAVGIKGLLDFREESGDNTLAVTLETADSAKFPEHVKEQTGVEPELPKSLKKVESKDEFMDYLGTEYPAFKKYLQEKLG; via the coding sequence ATGAAACTCTACAGCACAAATCTTAACGCACCGGAAGTAAGCTTTCAGGAAGCTCTCATAACCGGACTTGCACCTGACCGCGGGCTTTACATGCCTAAGAGCCTGCCGACCTTTTCAAAGGAAGAGATCGATTCCTTCAGGGATGCTCCATATCCTGAGATAGCTTACAGAGTACTGAGCAAGGTACTCGAAGGTGAGGTCGACGACGACTCACTCAAAGCCATCACCTATGACGCTTATAACTACGATGTACCGCTCGAGCCAGTTGACGAGCAGACATACATCATGAGACTTGACAGGGGACCAACTGCATCCTTCAAGGACTTCGCAGCCCGCATGATGGCAAGACTCATGCAGTACTATCTCAGCAAAGAGAACAGAAGTCTTACAATCCTCACCGCAACATCAGGTGACACCGGCAGCGCTGTTGCCGATGCATTCTACGGTCTTGATAACATCAAGGTCATTGTACTCTTCCCAACAGACGAGGTATCCGACCGCCAGCGCAAACAAATGACCACACTTGGCAAAAACATCACCGCCATTTCAGTTGACGGTAAATTCGATGACTGTCAGGCAATGGTAAAGCAGGCATTTGCAGACGAGGATCTCAAACACCTGAATCTCTCCTCAGCAAACTCAATTAACATCGGTCGTCTTGTTCCTCAGTCTATTTACTACATATACGCTTACGCAAAGCTCAGGGATTATCCTGAGGACATAATCTATTCCATCCCATCCGGTAACTTCGGAAACATGATGGGCTGTGTCCTGGCAAGGACTATGGGAGTTCCTGTCAAAAAGATAATAACCTCAGTCAATGAAAATGATGAGGTCCCAACCTTCCTGAGCACAGGTGAGTACAACAAGATCGTACCTTCAAAGAATTGTCTTTCCAACGCAATGAATGTTGGTCATCCAAGCAACCTTGCAAGACTCATCGCTGTTTACGGCGGAGTCATGGACGAGCAGGGTGAGATCAGCAAAGAGCCTGACATGGACAAGCTTAGAAATGATATCTACTCCAGTTCGGTTACTGATGAAGAAACTAAGGCAACTATCAAGGAGATCTTCGAGAAGTACAACATCCTTATCGAGCCACATGGTGCAGTCGGAATAAAAGGACTTCTTGACTTCAGGGAAGAGTCAGGTGACAACACACTTGCAGTGACCCTTGAAACAGCAGACTCTGCAAAGTTCCCTGAACATGTCAAAGAGCAGACTGGTGTTGAACCCGAACTTCCGAAGAGTCTGAAAAAGGTAGAATCAAAGGATGAGTTCATGGATTATCTTGGAACAGAGTACCCTGCTTTCAAGAAATATCTTCAGGAAAAGCTCGGATGA
- a CDS encoding DUF2769 domain-containing protein encodes MVDNSSCIPEKRGKYFGICTSYHHSKGCNCPKCPSYPEKGKFMFCSKGAYPGVEKKGCLCQECIIHNKFGLNGEYFCSE; translated from the coding sequence TTGGTTGATAATAGTTCCTGCATTCCGGAGAAACGTGGCAAGTATTTTGGGATCTGCACTTCCTATCACCATTCAAAAGGATGTAATTGTCCGAAATGTCCTTCTTATCCTGAAAAAGGAAAGTTCATGTTCTGCTCTAAAGGTGCATATCCGGGAGTAGAAAAGAAAGGATGTTTGTGTCAGGAATGTATAATCCACAATAAATTTGGCCTGAATGGCGAATACTTTTGTTCGGAATAA
- a CDS encoding phosphate-starvation-inducible PsiE family protein — protein MSISWVVDALLIKYINKFQTIIIKIVMLMMAFVILSAMLEITWLLVTDISTPPYFLIGVDEILDVFALFFLVIIGIELLETVKMIIMESSMNVDVIILVGITAIVRKILIIDLKNTDPLFLVGMGILIIALAGTYYLVVVSKKDFKCKLDIDDEMR, from the coding sequence ATGTCAATATCCTGGGTGGTGGATGCTCTGCTCATAAAATATATAAATAAATTTCAGACTATCATAATAAAAATAGTAATGCTCATGATGGCTTTTGTCATCCTGAGTGCCATGCTGGAGATTACCTGGCTACTTGTCACTGATATCTCAACCCCGCCTTATTTCTTGATAGGTGTGGATGAAATACTGGATGTATTTGCTCTCTTTTTCCTGGTTATCATAGGCATAGAACTTCTGGAGACTGTTAAGATGATAATCATGGAATCATCTATGAATGTTGATGTCATTATTCTGGTAGGTATCACTGCAATAGTAAGGAAAATATTGATTATCGATCTGAAAAACACTGATCCTCTGTTCCTTGTCGGAATGGGGATTCTTATAATTGCTCTTGCGGGAACATATTATCTTGTTGTTGTTTCTAAAAAGGATTTCAAATGCAAACTTGACATTGATGATGAAATGCGCTAA